In Hoplias malabaricus isolate fHopMal1 chromosome 6, fHopMal1.hap1, whole genome shotgun sequence, a single window of DNA contains:
- the LOC136699569 gene encoding ATPase family AAA domain-containing protein 2-like has product MEKMIPASQRAVSTPAKPLNPVLEPLLKASFNKTLTLLQRVFPQSAQGLRGTRDSDPVGSLYIELMHGDDAKPSNSIGAIHKKSNPQGFLKTSRYRNAMRQPTCCRPRLLLSGRPGSGHCAHLAQSVLHALEKLTVHTLDLPRLLGVGRALPEEACAQVFSEAKKTSPSILYLPNIQKWWDTVSATLKSTFLSLLQDIPSFSPILLLVTSDFPHEDLDEELQNLFCVEYGEVFSVPEPSQVERMKFFEDLILHQAATAPLSQRKSLLQSKEVLPLAPPSPPRQLSESEVLRLEEREEHTLRELRLVLRRVTERLALDRRFKAFCKPVDTEEVTALPMPDYCTVIKQPMDLSTLLTNIDMHKYITVNEFLNDVDLIWKNALEYKPDCDHTDRQIRHQACALKDTVRSIIKQELDKDLEKICEKIRESRNTRGFTSSRLAPWFCEVKEEGHRTEKLKQSQAFLSTRSTRKRKCVQQRPRKAKIRAQEQPLPKETPALIVDHEKLRGLLQHVVQRTESWEVIKLEKLYAYLAQCIYKHHQDYDKTSLIQNCSVPGRGPAGGAVSFRIMSGIQVQSAFPECAALRSRC; this is encoded by the exons ATGGAGAAGATGATTCCAGCATCTCAGAGAGCGGTGTCCACTCCGGCTAAACCACTGAACCCGGTGCTTGAGCCCCTGCTTAAAGCTAGTTTCAACAAGACACTGACCCTCCTGCAGCGGGTCTTCCCTCAGTCAGCGCAGGGCCTCAGAGGGACGAGGGACAGCG ACCCTGTAGGTTCTCTGTACATTGAGCTGATGCATGGTGATGATGCAAAACCATCCAACAGCATAGGGGCAATTCACAAAAAGAGCAATCCACAAGGCTTTCTGAAGACCAGCAGGTACAG AAACGCCATGCGGCAGCCGACCTGCTGCCGTCCTCGTCTGCTGCTCTCTGGGCGTCCAGGCTCGGGTCATTGTGCTCACTTGGCTCAATCTGTGCTTCACGCTCTGGAGAAGTTAACAGTTCACACTCTGGACCTGCCCCGGCTGTTGGGAGTCGGCAGAGCCTTGCCTGAGGAGGCCTGTGCTCAG GTGTTCTCTGAGGCAAAGAAGACATCTCCCAGCATCCTGTACCTGCCTAATATCCAGAAGTGGTGGGACACTGTGAGTGCGACACTAAAGTCCACGTTCCTCAGCCTGCTGCAGGACATCCCCTCGTTCTCCCCCATTTTATTGCTTGTCACATCAGACTTCCCTCATGAGGATCTGGATGAGgaa CTCCAGAATCTGTTCTGCGTGGAGTATGGAGAAGTGTTTTCGGTACCAGAGCCCtctcaggtggagaggatgaagtTTTTTGAAGATCTGATCCTCCATCAGGCCGCTACTGCTCCTCTATCTCAAAGGAAATCAC TGCTCCAGTCTAAAGAGGTGTTACCACTGGCCCCGCCCTCTCCTCCTCGTCAGCTGAGCGAGTCTGAGGTCCTGCGAttggaggagagggaggaacACACTCTGCGAGAACTCCGCCTCGTCCTGCGCAGAGTCACTGAGCGTCTGGCTCTGGATCGGCGCTTTAAGGCCTTCTGCAAACCTGTCGACACCGAGGAGGTTACAGCGCTCCCA ATGCCTGATTATTGCACTGTGATAAAGCAGCCCATGGATCTGTCCACGCTTCTCACAAACATCGACATGCACAAGTACATCACTGTGAATGAGTTTCTGAACGATGTGGATTTGATCTGGAAAAACGCTCTGGAGTACAAACCTGACTGTGATCACACAG ATCGTCAGATTCGTCACCAAGCTTGTGCTCTAAAGGACACGGTCCGCTCCATCATCAAACAAGAGCTGGACAAGGACCTTGAGAAAATATGTGAGAAAATCAGAGAGTCGAGAAACACGAGAG GCTTCACCTCGTCCAGGCTTGCTCCGTGGTTCTGCGAGGTGAAGGAGGAAGGTCATAGGACTGAAAAGTTAAAGCAGTCACAGGCTTTTCTGAGCACCAGATCAACACGTAAAC GTAAATGTGTTCAACAGAGGCCTCGCAAAGCCAAGATCCGAGCTCAGGAGCAGCCCCTTCCCAAAGAAACACCAGCTCTCATTGTGGACCATGAAAAACTCAGG GGTCTTCTCCAGCATGTGGTGCAGAGGACTGAGAGCTGGGAGGTGATAAAACTGGAGAAACTCTATGCTTACCTCGCGCAGTGCATCTACAAACACCATCAGGACTATGACAAAACCAGCCTGATTCAG AATTGTTCTGTCCCTGGCAGGGGTCCAGCAGGGGGTGCTGTTTCCTTTAGAATTATGTCCGGAATCCAGGTTCA